A region from the Muribaculum gordoncarteri genome encodes:
- a CDS encoding thiamine phosphate synthase → MMKIAITPPVPIVDEHEYVVAILEDGWDYVHLRHPSATTHDMRRLIEAIPQRLHNRLKLHGHFELLNEFNLGGIHLNSRCPEAPRLYSGKISRTCHAIDEAERFGDMEYVTLSPIFDSISKPGYTSAFSSDQLSAMKCRNAVALGGVTPSRIDAVNRYPFIGYAVLGYLFNSGSIDEFRQRLKEFKQTL, encoded by the coding sequence ATGATGAAGATCGCTATAACTCCACCCGTTCCCATTGTCGACGAACATGAATATGTAGTCGCGATACTTGAGGACGGGTGGGATTACGTGCATCTGCGCCATCCGTCGGCAACGACTCACGACATGCGCCGCCTGATCGAGGCAATCCCCCAGCGACTCCACAACCGATTGAAACTACACGGTCACTTTGAGCTGCTGAATGAATTCAATCTCGGTGGAATACATCTTAATTCACGTTGTCCCGAAGCTCCACGGCTCTATAGCGGCAAGATTAGCCGCACATGTCACGCTATCGACGAGGCCGAGCGGTTTGGCGACATGGAGTATGTCACGCTCAGCCCCATTTTCGACAGCATATCAAAACCCGGCTATACATCGGCGTTTTCATCCGACCAATTGTCAGCCATGAAATGCCGCAATGCCGTAGCCCTTGGCGGGGTAACGCCATCACGCATCGATGCCGTCAATCGATATCCATTCATTGGATATGCCGTGCTCGGCTATCTGTTCAACTCCGGCAGCATCGATGAATTCCGACAAAGACTTAAAGAATTCAAGCAAACATTATAA
- the thiS gene encoding sulfur carrier protein ThiS, giving the protein MEIKINDKSVTVPEGTTLQGALNLNGIAPDGIATGLNGNVVPMIERDTTELHEGDSIIIIKPFYGG; this is encoded by the coding sequence ATGGAAATAAAAATTAATGACAAATCGGTGACTGTACCCGAAGGCACAACGCTTCAGGGTGCATTGAACTTGAACGGAATCGCTCCCGACGGAATCGCTACAGGCCTCAACGGCAATGTGGTTCCCATGATAGAGCGTGACACGACCGAGCTCCACGAGGGCGACTCAATCATCATTATAAAGCCTTTCTATGGCGGATAA
- the thiD gene encoding bifunctional hydroxymethylpyrimidine kinase/phosphomethylpyrimidine kinase encodes MKTYRTALSIAGSDCSGGAGIQADIKTMSAFGVYAMTAITAITVQNTLGVTDVQGIRPDIVAGQIDAVYRDIRPDAVKIGMLFSPDIVAAVADALERNKARNIVLDPVMIATSGDTLIDDEAIELIKRRLLPMSRIITPNVNEARALSGTDDTALQIKALRALGAHDILLKGGDKSSDSGTSTDYLSLEGSDNIMRLSNERVNTANTHGTGCTLSSAIASCLALGMSMRDSVIAAKEYISAALRNGADVTIGHGHGPVNHLFEPRRLEPTNPI; translated from the coding sequence ATGAAGACTTACCGCACAGCACTTTCTATAGCAGGCTCCGATTGTTCGGGAGGCGCAGGAATACAAGCCGACATCAAGACAATGTCGGCATTTGGTGTTTACGCCATGACGGCGATAACCGCTATAACGGTGCAAAACACTCTCGGCGTCACCGATGTACAAGGGATAAGGCCCGACATAGTTGCCGGGCAGATTGATGCCGTTTACCGTGACATCCGTCCCGATGCGGTGAAAATAGGAATGCTCTTCTCGCCCGACATTGTTGCAGCTGTAGCCGACGCTCTTGAGCGCAACAAAGCACGCAACATAGTTCTTGACCCGGTAATGATTGCCACCTCGGGCGACACGCTGATTGACGACGAAGCAATCGAGCTGATAAAGCGTCGCCTCCTGCCAATGTCACGCATCATAACCCCGAATGTCAATGAAGCCCGGGCTCTTAGCGGCACCGACGACACGGCACTCCAGATTAAAGCGTTACGAGCACTCGGAGCTCACGACATTCTGCTGAAAGGCGGCGACAAGTCATCGGACTCAGGCACCTCGACCGACTATCTGTCACTTGAAGGTAGCGACAATATCATGCGCCTCTCCAATGAACGCGTCAACACCGCCAACACACACGGCACAGGATGCACCTTGTCATCGGCCATAGCAAGCTGCCTGGCTCTCGGCATGTCAATGCGCGACAGTGTCATCGCTGCCAAGGAGTACATCTCGGCCGCTTTGCGCAACGGTGCCGATGTTACAATAGGACACGGACACGGACCGGTCAACCACCTGTTTGAGCCCCGTCGATTAGAACCAACTAACCCTATATAG
- a CDS encoding nitrilase-related carbon-nitrogen hydrolase has product MIKESLKVTALQHDIVWGDSASNLKAVDEELSALPGNVDIIVLPEMFSTGFICDKEAACRLAEPMDGTTMEMVRKWSRQYDAAICGSFIARDNDLIFNRAFFITPSGEETFYDKRHLFTMSGEDSVYTRGSSAMPVVAFRGWNVAFAVCFDLRFPAWLRNRGKAYDLLIVMANWPDSRAYAWQQLLIARAIENQAYVIGCNRSGSDKFGVYSGTSHIIEPKGHTIETIVTPVAVEAQLSMESLVGFRNKFPVYLEGDNFELL; this is encoded by the coding sequence ATGATTAAGGAGTCTCTGAAAGTAACAGCACTGCAACACGACATTGTGTGGGGCGATTCCGCAAGCAACCTCAAGGCTGTTGACGAAGAGCTGTCGGCACTGCCGGGCAATGTCGACATCATCGTGCTGCCCGAAATGTTCTCCACCGGATTTATCTGCGACAAGGAGGCGGCCTGTCGATTGGCCGAGCCTATGGACGGCACGACAATGGAGATGGTGCGCAAATGGTCACGCCAATATGACGCTGCTATATGCGGAAGCTTCATCGCCCGCGACAACGACCTGATTTTCAACCGGGCATTCTTCATCACCCCGTCAGGCGAGGAAACATTCTACGACAAGCGCCACCTGTTCACCATGAGCGGCGAGGACTCGGTCTACACGCGAGGCTCAAGCGCGATGCCCGTCGTGGCCTTCCGTGGATGGAATGTGGCCTTTGCCGTTTGCTTCGATCTCCGCTTCCCGGCATGGCTCCGCAACCGTGGCAAAGCCTACGACCTGCTTATCGTAATGGCCAACTGGCCCGACTCGCGCGCCTACGCCTGGCAACAGTTGCTCATAGCAAGGGCCATCGAGAATCAAGCCTATGTCATAGGATGCAACCGCTCGGGTTCCGACAAATTCGGAGTCTACTCCGGCACATCCCACATAATCGAGCCGAAAGGCCATACTATTGAAACGATTGTCACACCTGTAGCCGTTGAGGCACAGCTGTCGATGGAATCGCTCGTCGGATTCCGCAATAAATTTCCCGTTTATCTTGAAGGTGACAACTTTGAGTTGCTCTGA
- a CDS encoding 1-acyl-sn-glycerol-3-phosphate acyltransferase yields the protein MNLSKWLLKVFGWKVEITTPDYPKCLICVAPHTSNWDFILCELAYLSVGRRAGFLMKEQWFKWPLGYFFRAIGGIAVPRKRGSALTESIVEKFNASQRMAIAITPEGTRKGTAKWRKGFLYIAHDAKVPLLLGAIDYKLKKIEITTEFTPTGNVDNDMKAIKKFYSKFHAKYPEKFITADEDD from the coding sequence ATGAACCTGTCGAAATGGCTGCTTAAGGTATTCGGGTGGAAGGTGGAAATCACCACACCCGACTACCCCAAGTGCTTGATATGTGTAGCTCCGCACACAAGCAACTGGGATTTCATACTCTGTGAGCTGGCCTATCTGTCGGTAGGCCGACGAGCCGGATTCCTGATGAAGGAACAATGGTTCAAATGGCCTCTCGGCTACTTTTTCCGAGCCATAGGAGGCATCGCCGTGCCTCGAAAACGAGGAAGTGCGCTCACCGAATCAATTGTCGAAAAATTCAACGCCTCACAGCGAATGGCCATAGCCATAACGCCCGAAGGCACCCGCAAGGGAACGGCCAAATGGCGAAAAGGATTCCTCTACATAGCCCACGACGCAAAAGTGCCCTTGCTTCTCGGAGCCATCGATTACAAATTGAAAAAAATCGAAATCACAACCGAATTCACTCCCACCGGCAATGTCGACAACGACATGAAAGCCATAAAAAAATTCTACAGTAAATTTCACGCCAAATATCCCGAAAAATTCATAACCGCCGACGAAGATGATTAA
- a CDS encoding energy transducer TonB: MKFNLKRIIPLIIFIISIVPLQAQMLRMVVHTTEQSLAITEMRPDMVISSEVVEAWSCEWVDEQPTFPGGTNALVHFINSSRKYPTKAFNNGIHGRVLCSFIVQPDGEITHINVLKSVEPSLDREAVRVLNSMPKWNAGRVDGIPVPVYYIMPITFRL, from the coding sequence ATGAAATTCAACCTGAAAAGAATCATACCACTGATAATATTCATCATCTCGATAGTTCCGCTTCAGGCTCAGATGTTACGAATGGTTGTGCATACCACCGAGCAGTCACTTGCCATAACGGAAATGCGTCCCGACATGGTCATAAGCAGCGAAGTCGTCGAGGCCTGGAGTTGCGAATGGGTCGACGAACAGCCCACATTTCCCGGCGGAACCAACGCACTCGTTCATTTCATTAACTCATCACGCAAATATCCCACCAAAGCATTCAACAACGGCATACACGGTCGTGTGCTGTGCTCATTCATAGTCCAGCCCGACGGAGAGATAACCCACATCAACGTATTGAAGAGCGTCGAGCCGTCGCTTGACCGCGAAGCTGTGAGGGTGCTCAACTCAATGCCGAAATGGAATGCCGGACGCGTCGACGGCATCCCCGTGCCCGTTTACTATATAATGCCTATAACGTTCAGGTTATAA
- the porQ gene encoding type IX secretion system protein PorQ, which yields MKRNVIAFIVAILSAVNASAFDDVSTAYSFLDITSSSHVYGLGGVNVSLIDDDINIVEQNPALLGPELGSQLGVNYMRYIGSSNFAGVKYGHSAGTHGAWAASMQYFGYGEMKSTDVTGSVTGTFSPKDICFSGTYSHDITTALRGGVTLKGIYSDYEAYSAFALAVDLGLNYYDGDNDMSLSLVVTNLGGQLKRFNEVYERLPVDVRIGWSQGLHGLPFRLSITAWNLTRWHLPYYDTGDGTGHDSVKLKDSFMSNLLRHLVFAGEYEPNENFYIGIGYNYKTRTDMNTYSRNFFSGFSIGSGIRVRQFGIGAALAQPHVGAMTFMFNLAMRL from the coding sequence ATGAAGCGTAACGTGATTGCATTTATCGTAGCGATACTTTCGGCTGTCAACGCATCGGCATTTGACGATGTGTCAACGGCCTACAGCTTTCTTGACATAACATCGTCGAGTCATGTCTACGGACTTGGCGGCGTGAATGTGTCGCTTATCGATGACGATATAAACATTGTGGAGCAGAATCCCGCTTTGCTCGGCCCTGAACTGGGAAGCCAGCTCGGAGTCAACTACATGCGTTATATAGGGTCGTCCAACTTTGCAGGGGTGAAGTACGGACATTCGGCCGGAACTCACGGCGCATGGGCAGCGTCAATGCAATATTTCGGCTACGGCGAGATGAAATCGACCGATGTCACAGGCAGCGTCACAGGCACGTTCAGCCCCAAGGATATATGCTTTTCGGGAACCTACAGCCACGACATAACGACCGCTTTGCGAGGCGGCGTGACGCTTAAAGGAATATATTCCGACTATGAAGCATATTCGGCCTTTGCGCTTGCCGTGGATCTCGGCCTGAACTACTATGACGGCGACAATGACATGTCGCTGTCGCTTGTCGTCACCAATCTCGGCGGACAGCTGAAGCGTTTCAACGAGGTTTACGAGCGGCTTCCGGTAGATGTGAGAATAGGCTGGAGCCAGGGGTTGCACGGCCTGCCTTTCAGGCTGTCGATAACGGCCTGGAATCTTACGCGATGGCATCTCCCTTACTATGACACAGGCGACGGCACAGGCCACGATAGCGTTAAACTCAAGGACTCGTTCATGTCCAATCTTTTGCGTCACCTTGTCTTTGCCGGAGAGTATGAGCCTAACGAAAACTTCTACATAGGCATAGGCTACAACTATAAGACGCGCACCGACATGAACACCTATTCGCGCAATTTCTTCTCGGGATTTTCGATAGGCTCGGGAATACGCGTGCGTCAGTTCGGCATAGGTGCCGCTCTAGCTCAGCCCCATGTAGGAGCGATGACATTCATGTTCAATCTTGCCATGCGCCTGTAG
- the cmk gene encoding (d)CMP kinase, whose product MSNDKIIIAIDGYSSSGKSSMARALASAIGYRYIDSGAMYRAVTLWAMRHGMVNDGTVDVDNLVAALPEIKIDFKPMPDGSQRTILCGEDVEDEIRRLNVSNNVSQVSVIPAVRHSLVAMQQALGKGKGIVMDGRDIGTTVFPDAEMKVFVDASAQTRAQRRFSELVEKGLQVSYEEVLANVVHRDHIDETREESPLRKADDAVSLDNSEMTIEQQNKWLLDLYNRILAQKA is encoded by the coding sequence ATGTCCAATGACAAAATAATAATTGCCATCGACGGATACTCTTCGTCGGGCAAAAGTTCCATGGCACGTGCGCTTGCCTCGGCTATAGGTTATCGTTACATCGATTCGGGAGCCATGTACAGGGCCGTGACATTATGGGCCATGCGTCATGGAATGGTAAATGACGGCACTGTCGATGTTGACAATCTTGTAGCCGCTCTTCCTGAAATAAAGATAGACTTCAAGCCTATGCCCGACGGGTCGCAGCGCACCATACTGTGCGGTGAGGATGTCGAGGATGAGATAAGGCGATTGAACGTTTCAAACAATGTGTCGCAGGTGTCGGTGATTCCGGCTGTGCGTCACAGTCTTGTCGCCATGCAGCAGGCTCTCGGTAAAGGCAAGGGAATAGTCATGGACGGCCGTGACATAGGCACGACGGTGTTTCCCGATGCCGAGATGAAGGTGTTTGTCGACGCATCGGCTCAGACTCGTGCCCAGCGTCGCTTCTCCGAGTTGGTCGAAAAAGGATTGCAGGTATCTTACGAGGAGGTGCTTGCCAATGTGGTGCATCGTGATCACATTGACGAAACCCGTGAGGAGAGTCCGCTCCGCAAGGCCGACGATGCCGTTTCGCTCGATAACTCCGAGATGACCATAGAGCAGCAGAACAAGTGGCTGCTCGACCTGTATAATCGCATACTTGCTCAAAAAGCCTGA
- a CDS encoding 4-hydroxy-3-methylbut-2-enyl diphosphate reductase: MRIEIDRDSGFCNGVVSAIRKAEDELDGAGKLYCLGDIVHNSDEVERLRKRGLVTITHDDLKSLHGVKVLLRAHGEPPSTYRLAQGNDINIIDATCPVVLHLQRRIKASYDNRKPGEQIVIYGKRGHAEVNGLVGQTNGEAIVVEDLDGLDRLDYTKDIILYSQTTKSLHGLSDMIAEIERRKSPETSFRYYDTICRQVANRVPQLRKFASKHEVILFVTGKKSSNGRILYGECHDVNPRTYAITNPDEIDAQWLDGIESIGICGATSTPRWLMETVKERVKELCPNG; encoded by the coding sequence ATGCGAATCGAGATAGACCGTGATTCGGGATTCTGTAACGGTGTGGTCAGCGCCATCCGTAAAGCCGAGGATGAGCTTGACGGTGCCGGGAAACTATATTGCCTTGGTGACATCGTGCACAACAGTGACGAGGTGGAGCGATTGCGAAAGCGCGGACTTGTCACGATAACCCACGACGACCTGAAGTCGCTTCACGGAGTGAAGGTGTTGCTGAGGGCCCACGGCGAACCTCCGTCGACTTACCGGCTCGCACAGGGCAACGACATAAACATAATCGACGCTACCTGTCCGGTGGTGCTTCATCTGCAGCGCCGCATAAAGGCGTCCTACGACAATCGCAAGCCGGGTGAGCAGATTGTGATATACGGCAAGAGAGGTCACGCCGAGGTGAACGGACTTGTGGGTCAGACCAACGGCGAGGCTATCGTGGTGGAGGACCTTGACGGTCTTGACCGGCTTGACTATACCAAGGATATAATATTGTATTCGCAGACCACCAAGTCGCTTCATGGCCTGTCGGACATGATTGCCGAGATTGAGCGACGCAAGAGTCCCGAAACTTCATTCAGATATTACGACACGATATGCCGACAGGTGGCCAACCGTGTTCCGCAGTTGCGCAAATTTGCCTCGAAACATGAGGTGATCCTGTTTGTTACCGGCAAGAAGAGTAGTAACGGACGCATACTTTACGGTGAATGTCATGATGTCAACCCCCGCACTTATGCCATAACCAATCCCGATGAGATAGATGCCCAATGGCTTGACGGCATCGAGTCGATAGGTATATGCGGAGCCACTTCGACTCCGCGATGGCTCATGGAAACCGTAAAGGAACGTGTAAAGGAGTTGTGCCCCAATGGATAA
- a CDS encoding 3'-5' exonuclease, producing the protein MDNFIAIDVETANNQPSSICAIGAVKVVDGVIADRFYQLVKPEPEWYIRHFSEEIHGIFPEDTRDAPTFDRVWMSMLEHFGIAGNWDNAVFVAHNKAFDERCLRAAFKVYGMTWPDNPFGCTLQKARRTIPRQLVGSYSLPYVCEFMGIPFYNHHNALADAEACAKIAMTLL; encoded by the coding sequence ATGGATAATTTCATCGCCATAGATGTGGAAACGGCCAACAATCAGCCGTCGAGCATTTGTGCCATCGGGGCTGTAAAGGTTGTCGACGGTGTTATAGCCGATCGGTTCTATCAGCTTGTAAAGCCGGAGCCTGAGTGGTATATACGACATTTCTCGGAAGAGATTCACGGGATATTTCCCGAGGACACACGCGATGCTCCCACATTTGACCGAGTGTGGATGTCGATGCTCGAGCATTTCGGCATTGCGGGTAATTGGGACAATGCCGTGTTTGTGGCGCATAACAAGGCTTTTGACGAGCGCTGTCTTAGAGCGGCATTCAAGGTCTACGGCATGACATGGCCCGACAATCCGTTTGGTTGCACTCTACAGAAAGCCCGCCGCACGATACCGCGACAACTGGTGGGAAGCTATTCGCTTCCTTACGTGTGTGAATTTATGGGAATACCTTTTTATAACCATCACAACGCTTTGGCCGACGCCGAAGCTTGTGCCAAAATAGCTATGACATTGTTATGA
- a CDS encoding polyprenyl synthetase family protein, whose translation MRTSAEYIDSINRLIAGIPYPEEPHGLYEPIAYTLDCGGKRLRPILLLASCDAVGGNMDGAVNQALGIEMFHNFTLLHDDVMDRADKRRGKPTVHCKWNEATAILSGDAMLTMASQLVGSGCNDKLSEVLDLFHGTAMEIYEGQQYDMGFESRDDVTVAEYIEMIRLKTSVLLGCACRLGALMGGADIEVQEALYRYGISLGLAFQLQDDWLDTYGDPEVFGKNIGGDIMNDKKTFLLITAINKSDAARHEELLSMLGSRSADKVERVKAIYDALNVGDECRELIERYAADAVSELDKAGLDGDAREFFVNIAKASLTRRS comes from the coding sequence ATGAGGACTTCAGCAGAGTATATCGATAGCATAAACAGGCTTATTGCCGGGATTCCATATCCTGAAGAGCCCCACGGCTTGTATGAACCCATAGCTTACACTCTTGATTGCGGAGGAAAGCGGTTGCGCCCTATATTGCTGCTTGCATCATGTGACGCGGTGGGCGGCAACATGGATGGGGCCGTTAACCAGGCATTGGGAATCGAGATGTTTCACAACTTCACCTTGCTTCATGACGATGTGATGGACCGTGCCGACAAGCGTCGTGGAAAGCCTACCGTGCATTGTAAATGGAACGAGGCCACCGCAATACTGTCGGGCGACGCAATGCTGACAATGGCGTCGCAGCTTGTGGGGTCGGGGTGTAACGACAAGTTGAGCGAAGTGCTTGACCTGTTTCACGGAACGGCCATGGAGATTTACGAGGGACAGCAGTATGACATGGGCTTTGAAAGCCGCGATGATGTCACGGTGGCCGAATACATCGAGATGATAAGACTCAAGACATCGGTGCTGCTCGGATGTGCCTGCAGGCTCGGAGCATTGATGGGAGGAGCCGACATCGAAGTTCAGGAGGCTCTTTATCGTTATGGAATATCGCTTGGCCTCGCTTTCCAGCTACAGGACGACTGGCTTGACACCTACGGCGACCCCGAGGTATTCGGCAAGAATATAGGCGGCGACATAATGAACGACAAGAAGACATTCCTGCTGATAACGGCAATCAACAAGTCGGATGCCGCCCGTCATGAGGAGTTGCTGTCGATGTTGGGTAGCCGCAGTGCCGACAAGGTGGAGCGTGTCAAGGCCATTTACGACGCACTGAACGTGGGTGATGAGTGTCGTGAGCTGATTGAACGTTATGCCGCCGATGCCGTGTCGGAGCTTGACAAGGCAGGTCTTGACGGTGATGCCCGTGAATTTTTCGTCAACATAGCCAAAGCATCGCTTACACGCCGTTCATGA
- a CDS encoding TatD family hydrolase yields MIVDTHTHLYLSEFENPDDAVTRALEAGVGHMLFPNVDVGTIEPMKSLHARFPRVTSMAMGLHPTEVNENWREALDIVERELDSGTRYVAVGEVGMDLYWDKTFRAEQREVFARQVDWAASRDLPVIIHCRDGLDDTLDVLASAKQLPKAVFHSFGGTAEDVERIRKIGDFYFGINGIVTFKNSKLRDVLPVIGLDRIVLETDAPYLAPVPHRGKRNESAFIIHTAAHVASALQLPVDEVSDMTSNNAKALFSLDI; encoded by the coding sequence ATGATAGTAGACACTCATACACATCTGTATCTTTCCGAATTTGAGAATCCCGACGATGCAGTGACACGTGCACTTGAGGCCGGAGTGGGGCACATGTTGTTTCCTAATGTCGATGTAGGCACCATTGAGCCTATGAAGAGTCTTCATGCGCGATTTCCCCGTGTCACCTCAATGGCTATGGGACTGCATCCCACCGAGGTGAACGAAAATTGGCGAGAGGCTCTCGACATTGTTGAGCGTGAGCTTGATTCGGGTACACGTTACGTGGCTGTAGGAGAGGTGGGAATGGATCTCTACTGGGACAAGACATTCCGGGCCGAGCAGCGGGAGGTGTTTGCCCGTCAAGTCGATTGGGCTGCGAGCCGCGACTTGCCGGTGATAATACATTGCCGTGACGGACTGGACGATACGCTCGATGTGCTTGCTTCGGCCAAGCAATTGCCCAAGGCGGTGTTTCACAGCTTTGGCGGAACGGCTGAGGATGTAGAGCGAATAAGGAAGATAGGCGATTTCTATTTCGGAATAAACGGTATTGTAACGTTTAAGAACTCCAAGCTGCGCGATGTGTTGCCTGTAATCGGCCTTGATAGAATAGTGCTTGAAACCGACGCTCCCTATCTCGCTCCGGTGCCTCACCGGGGAAAGCGTAACGAGTCGGCATTTATAATCCATACCGCCGCCCATGTGGCGTCGGCGCTTCAATTGCCGGTCGATGAGGTGTCGGACATGACAAGTAACAATGCAAAGGCGCTTTTCAGCCTTGACATCTGA
- a CDS encoding glycoside hydrolase family 78 protein — MFRSFITFLSLLGIFATANAEFKVTDLMTDHAVTPMGIDNPRPIFSWKMNDPNPGKHSFQRAYQIIVKDENGNGVWDSGKVNDGSSINIPYQGTVLIPCSRYSWTVTVWNKKGEYASTSSWFETGIMNQNG, encoded by the coding sequence ATGTTTCGATCATTTATAACATTCTTATCACTATTGGGTATATTTGCAACAGCTAATGCGGAATTTAAAGTAACCGACTTGATGACCGATCATGCTGTTACTCCCATGGGTATAGATAATCCTCGCCCTATCTTCAGTTGGAAAATGAATGACCCCAATCCCGGAAAACATTCGTTTCAGAGAGCTTATCAAATAATTGTCAAGGATGAGAACGGTAACGGTGTGTGGGATTCGGGTAAAGTCAATGACGGAAGTTCCATCAATATTCCTTATCAGGGAACAGTTCTCATTCCATGCTCCAGATACAGCTGGACTGTAACTGTATGGAACAAGAAAGGAGAATATGCCAGCACTTCTTCATGGTTTGAAACCGGTATTATGAATCAGAACGGGTAG
- a CDS encoding alpha-L-rhamnosidase-related protein yields MSADDTEGSTKILGKTDDAAMFNKYRDERIRMFNDIYIDPITHKTRFSSFIAEREGELVDIQTSYALPLQFGLVDKFHRKEFIANFRNTLTRNNVTDSGIECEPYSLMTGFIGTAWINQALSSSGNSYDAYKLLTQEEYPSWIYPINQGATTVWERLNSYTHKDGFGSNNSMNSFNHYSFGAIGAWLINNSIGITRDEEAPGFRHFYLCPEVDPSNSISYASGYFESPYGRIESSWTKDGDNVKCHFMVPANTSATLIINGKKIAELLPGRHNLSLPIK; encoded by the coding sequence ATAAGCGCCGATGATACCGAAGGTTCAACAAAAATCCTCGGCAAAACCGATGATGCCGCTATGTTCAACAAGTATCGAGATGAGCGTATTAGAATGTTCAATGACATCTATATCGACCCGATAACCCACAAGACCCGCTTCTCATCGTTCATAGCCGAGAGAGAGGGAGAGCTGGTGGACATACAGACGAGCTATGCCCTTCCTCTACAATTTGGATTGGTTGACAAGTTTCACCGAAAGGAATTTATCGCAAACTTCCGCAATACGCTGACACGCAATAATGTCACTGATAGTGGAATAGAATGTGAACCTTACTCTCTTATGACCGGATTCATAGGTACGGCATGGATAAATCAAGCGCTGTCATCCTCAGGCAACTCTTATGATGCTTACAAACTGTTGACACAAGAGGAATATCCATCATGGATTTATCCGATAAATCAGGGTGCAACAACAGTGTGGGAAAGACTGAATTCTTATACTCATAAGGACGGGTTCGGAAGCAACAACAGTATGAACTCATTTAACCACTACTCCTTTGGTGCTATAGGAGCATGGTTGATCAACAACAGCATCGGCATAACAAGAGATGAAGAGGCTCCCGGATTCCGACACTTCTATCTGTGTCCTGAAGTAGACCCTTCCAATTCCATCTCTTATGCGTCAGGATACTTTGAATCGCCCTATGGCAGAATAGAGAGTTCCTGGACAAAGGATGGCGATAATGTCAAATGCCACTTCATGGTTCCTGCAAATACATCAGCTACACTTATTATAAATGGTAAGAAAATAGCGGAACTTTTACCGGGACGGCACAATTTATCCTTGCCAATCAAATAG